In the Alligator mississippiensis isolate rAllMis1 chromosome 7, rAllMis1, whole genome shotgun sequence genome, one interval contains:
- the LOC109280969 gene encoding syncytin-2-like isoform X1 yields MVYNFSKEPHVALIANRSEFYIHSNFTSCDISRSSRMAAERGPSYTMHINRKCRIGHNNCRDLSTLSAPGLYWLCGNRAHKILPWNWVGACTLGRVIPGFEMHSAVYLEQVKGFNHHMKRAVGPLAARNTGFRRFVRTFMPWLGVRELELAIVSISATMEAMGGATADTVQALQREISQISRVAMQHRMALDCLLVSQGGVCALVDSTCCVYVNQDMRIEADIRKVRNQLGVLHQVASENTDWGLEEVWSWLTSWLPDFGALGKKIVYGMLFVLIVLMVFCVLMQLILCCVKASRGSFGGARGPTAESRVVVLQRCEQIGGEHERLHGEMEGLMRVEV; encoded by the coding sequence atggtctacaacttttctaaggaacctcatgttgctctcattgcaaacagatcggaattttacattcactccaattttacttcttgtgatatatctcggtccagcaggatggcagctgaacgtggaccgtcctatacgatgcatatcaatcgaaagtgccggatagggcacaacaactgtcgagatttgagtaccctttctgccccaggcctttactggctctgcggaaacagggctcataaaatcttgccctggaattgggtgggggcatgcactcttggacgtgttatccctggtttcgaaatgcatagtgcagtatatctggaacaagtaaagggtttcaaccatcacatgaaaagggcggttggccccttggctgccagaaacacagggttccgtcgatttgtgagaaccttcatgcCGTGGCTTGGAGTGAGAGAATTGGAACTGGCCATAGTTagcatttcagccacaatggaagctatgggggGTGCCACTGCGGATACAGTTCAGGCTCTGCAGCgggagatctcccagatctcacggGTGGCTATGCAGCACCGCATGGCCCTAGATTGCCTGTTGGtgtcccagggaggagtatgtgccttggtagactccacctgttgtgtctatgtcaatcaggacatgcgaatcgaggCTGACATTCGCAAGGTCCGAAATCAGTTgggggtcctacatcaagtggcctcggagaatactgactggggtctagaggAGGTGTGGTcttggctgacctcctggctcccggatttcggggcccttggcaagaaaatcgtGTATGGAAtgttgtttgtcttgatagttctgatggTGTTCTGTGTCTTGATGCAGCTGAttctctgctgcgtgaaagccagcaggggaagctttggCGGGGCAAGAGggcccacagcagagtctagagtGGTGGTGTTGCAAAGGTGTGAGCAGATTGGGGGAGAGCATGAAAGGCTGCATGGTGAAATGGAGGGGCTCATGAGAGTGGAGGTTTAG